One genomic window of Canis aureus isolate CA01 chromosome 15, VMU_Caureus_v.1.0, whole genome shotgun sequence includes the following:
- the TAS2R39 gene encoding LOW QUALITY PROTEIN: taste receptor type 2 member 39 (The sequence of the model RefSeq protein was modified relative to this genomic sequence to represent the inferred CDS: substituted 1 base at 1 genomic stop codon), which produces MLERHLPPDTKEGXQLRMMETCNPPENELSPFGILSILTIIGTECIVGIIANGFIMAINAAEWIKNKTVSTSGRVLFFLSASRIALQSFTMLEITFSSTSPRFYNEDVMYDTFKVSFMFLNHCSLWFAAWLSFFYFVKIADFSHPLFLKLKWRISRLMPWLLWLSVFISLGYSMLLSNDIYTVYCNNSSIPSSNSTKKKYFTKTNVVNLVLLYNLGIFIPLIMFILSATLLIISLKRHTLHMESNATGCRDPSMEAHIGAIRATSYFLILYIFNSVALFLYMSNIFDINSSWNILCKFIMAAYPAGHSILLIQDNPGLRRAWKRLQPQVHFYLKEQTP; this is translated from the coding sequence ATGCTAGAGAGACATCTCCCTCCAGACACCAAAGAGGGATAACAACTCAGGATGATGGAAACCTGCAATCCCCCAGAAAATGAATTGTCACCATTTGGCATCCTCTCTATTTTAACAATTATAGGCACTGAATGCATCGTTGGTATCATTGCAAATGGGTTCATCATGGCTATAAATGcggctgaatggattaaaaataagaCAGTTTCCACAAGTGGCAGAGTCCTGTTTTTCTTGAGTGCATCCAGAATAGCTCTCCAAAGCTTCACAATGCTAGAAATTACCTTCAGTTCAACATCCCCACGTTTTTATAATGAAGATGTTATGTATGACACATTCAAAGTAAGTTTCATGTTCTTAAATCATTGTAGCCTCTGGTTTGCTGCTTGGCTCAGTTTCTTCTACTTCGTGAAGATTGCTGATTTCTCCCACCCCCTTTTTCTCAAGCTGAAGTGGAGAATTTCCAGACTGATGCCCTGGCTTCTGTGGCTTTCAGTGTTTATTTCCTTGGGCTACAGTATGCTCCTCTCCAATGACATCTACACTGTGTATTGTAACAATTCTTCTATCCCCTCTTCCAACTCCACTAAGAAAAAATACTTCACTAAGACCAATGTGGTCAACCTGGTTCTTCTCTATAACCTGGGGATCTTCATTCCTCTAATCATGTTCATCCTTTCGGCCACCCTGCTGATCATCTCTCTCAAGAGACATACACTACACATGGAAAGCAATGCCACTGGCTGCAGGGACCCCAGCATGGAGGCTCACATAGGGGCCATCAGAGCGACCAGCTACTTTCTCATTCTCTATATTTTCAATTCAGTTGCTCTATTTCTCTATATGTCCAACATCTTTGATATCAACAGCTCCTGGAATATTTTGTGCAAATTCATCATGGCTGCCTACCCTGCTGGTCACTCCATTCTGCTGATTCAGGACAACCCTGGGTTGAGAAGAGCCTGGAAGCGGCTTCAGCCTCAAGTTCATTTTTACCTAAAAGAGCAGACTCCATGA